One genomic segment of Clostridium estertheticum subsp. estertheticum includes these proteins:
- a CDS encoding AEC family transporter produces MFFAADQSVLSIMIMIIIGYFLAYKKLIDEKAISLITTIVINISLPMMMLNTIVSNFTKKMLIDDSRGLIVPFLTIGCCFIIAKLFSKIVKVKNNRRGLFVSMFFNSNTIFMGLPVNLALFGEKSVPYVLLYYIANTTFFWTLGVYEITKDGNKKTLNFFSMEIIKKILSPPLIGFIVGILLVLLNIKLPLFIMDTSKSLGSITTPLSMFFIGASIYLVDLKSVKFTLDIVWVLIGRFVISPILVILIAPVFHIPHLMESVFVIQAAMPVMANSAIIARAYNSDYDFASLMIAISTVGTLIVIPILMALL; encoded by the coding sequence ATGTTTTTTGCAGCAGATCAAAGTGTATTAAGTATAATGATAATGATTATAATAGGATATTTTTTAGCATATAAAAAATTGATTGATGAAAAGGCAATTAGTTTGATAACTACTATTGTTATAAACATTTCACTACCAATGATGATGCTTAATACAATTGTAAGTAATTTTACGAAAAAGATGCTTATAGATGACTCAAGAGGTTTAATAGTCCCTTTTCTAACAATAGGTTGTTGTTTTATTATTGCAAAGTTGTTTTCAAAAATTGTAAAAGTGAAAAATAACAGACGTGGACTATTTGTATCTATGTTCTTTAATTCAAACACTATATTTATGGGACTTCCAGTCAATTTGGCGTTATTTGGAGAAAAAAGTGTGCCTTATGTGCTACTATATTATATTGCAAATACCACATTTTTTTGGACTTTAGGTGTATATGAAATAACTAAAGATGGAAATAAGAAAACTTTAAACTTTTTTTCAATGGAAATTATAAAAAAAATATTGTCGCCACCTTTAATTGGTTTTATAGTTGGAATACTTCTAGTTTTATTAAATATTAAATTGCCATTATTTATTATGGATACAAGCAAAAGCTTAGGGAGTATTACAACACCATTATCCATGTTTTTTATTGGTGCATCCATATATTTAGTAGATTTAAAGTCAGTAAAATTTACTTTAGATATAGTGTGGGTATTAATCGGAAGATTTGTAATATCTCCAATACTTGTAATCCTAATAGCACCAGTATTTCATATACCGCATCTTATGGAGTCAGTTTTTGTTATACAGGCTGCTATGCCAGTTATGGCAAATTCAGCTATAATTGCTAGGGCTTATAATTCTGATTATGATTTTGCCTCATTAATGATAGCAATTTCAACGGTAGGTACTCTTATTGTTATACCAATTTTAATGGCTTTATTATAG
- a CDS encoding AraC family transcriptional regulator, with protein sequence MRGSFEKTVLEPDFPFRLFLNDGFESTPHHWHEDIEIIYLVEGSVKVGVGNDLYHLKRRDILIIGPGEVHFFLKEMQTSNRAVIQFRMSIYDAFLSGSKDIRTIRPMFTHSKYLTPSTEVHILMEKQIQQLINENTAAKEGYKLIMKARLYDLAGILIRYMPKCEYSAEAESRQIEKLQKLDKVFQYVDKYYQTNINLEEISKVAGFSLYYFTRFFKENTGVTFVDYLNNFRITKAEWHLMEENDSITEVAYKSGFNSIKTFNRVFKKLKGCAPMQYRKGIKSSPWSLQ encoded by the coding sequence ATGCGGGGTAGTTTTGAAAAAACAGTACTCGAACCGGATTTTCCATTTAGATTATTTTTAAATGATGGCTTTGAAAGCACACCTCATCACTGGCATGAAGATATTGAAATCATTTATCTTGTAGAAGGCAGTGTGAAAGTAGGCGTAGGTAATGATTTATATCACCTTAAAAGGAGAGATATTTTAATAATAGGTCCTGGTGAGGTGCATTTCTTTTTAAAAGAAATGCAAACCAGCAATAGGGCAGTAATCCAGTTTAGAATGTCTATTTATGATGCGTTTCTTTCTGGATCAAAGGATATTAGAACTATAAGACCAATGTTTACTCATTCTAAATATCTTACCCCCAGCACTGAAGTTCATATCCTCATGGAAAAACAAATTCAGCAACTTATTAATGAAAATACTGCTGCGAAAGAAGGTTATAAGCTTATTATGAAAGCTAGACTTTACGACTTGGCTGGTATATTAATTAGATACATGCCTAAATGTGAGTATTCAGCTGAAGCTGAAAGTCGTCAAATAGAGAAACTTCAAAAGCTAGATAAGGTGTTTCAATATGTAGATAAATACTATCAAACAAATATTAACTTAGAGGAAATTTCAAAGGTTGCTGGATTCAGTCTATATTATTTCACAAGATTTTTCAAGGAAAACACAGGCGTTACATTTGTTGATTATTTAAATAATTTTAGAATAACTAAAGCAGAATGGCATCTTATGGAGGAAAATGACTCCATTACAGAAGTTGCATATAAGTCAGGTTTCAATAGCATTAAAACTTTTAATCGAGTATTTAAAAAGTTAAAAGGTTGCGCCCCAATGCAATATAGGAAAGGTATTAAATCATCTCCTTGGTCGCTGCAATAG
- a CDS encoding Gfo/Idh/MocA family protein: MKILKVAIIGCGNIFPMHAQSIKDVENAEIVAVCDIKEDRAKEKADQYNCNYYIDYKDMLSKKDIDVVHICLPHFLHAQVAIYASKLGKHILTEKPMSIKLSDAEAMVKTAKENNVTLGVIFQNRYNPGSRLIKETLESGELGEILGGKLEVTWKRTDEYYGNSDWKGTWDMEGGGVIIDQAIHTMDLMRWFVGSDIDYIDANISNRAHKIIQVEDSAEGVIKYKNGVVTAFHAINYYTYDAPVKLEIHCEKGMVNMVGDRSDIKFIDGRELIADNNPNDTFDYGNGAKGYWGTSHTKQIKNYYASISAGLQPDITGDDAIKTQKMICAIYESGRKRVRISCNK, from the coding sequence ATGAAAATATTAAAAGTAGCTATTATTGGATGTGGGAATATATTTCCTATGCATGCTCAATCTATAAAAGATGTTGAAAATGCAGAAATTGTTGCAGTTTGCGATATTAAAGAGGATAGGGCAAAGGAAAAAGCTGATCAATACAATTGTAATTATTATATTGACTATAAGGATATGCTTTCAAAGAAAGATATTGATGTAGTGCATATATGTCTTCCACATTTCCTTCATGCACAGGTGGCAATTTATGCTTCTAAACTTGGAAAACATATATTAACTGAAAAACCTATGTCTATAAAACTCTCAGATGCAGAGGCTATGGTTAAAACTGCTAAAGAAAATAATGTTACACTTGGAGTTATATTTCAAAATAGATATAATCCTGGCTCGAGACTTATAAAAGAAACATTGGAATCAGGAGAACTTGGTGAGATACTAGGAGGAAAACTTGAAGTCACATGGAAACGAACAGATGAATACTATGGCAATAGTGACTGGAAAGGAACATGGGACATGGAAGGTGGAGGAGTCATAATAGATCAAGCTATTCACACTATGGACCTTATGAGATGGTTTGTGGGTAGTGACATCGATTATATAGATGCAAATATAAGCAATAGAGCGCATAAAATTATTCAGGTTGAGGATTCTGCAGAAGGGGTTATTAAATACAAAAACGGAGTAGTAACTGCGTTTCATGCCATTAATTATTATACTTATGATGCACCTGTAAAACTTGAGATTCATTGTGAAAAAGGTATGGTTAATATGGTGGGAGATAGATCTGATATAAAATTTATCGATGGTAGAGAGTTAATTGCAGATAATAACCCGAATGATACTTTTGATTATGGAAATGGAGCAAAGGGATACTGGGGAACAAGTCATACAAAACAGATAAAAAATTATTACGCATCTATTAGTGCTGGGTTACAACCTGATATAACAGGTGATGATGCAATAAAAACTCAAAAAATGATATGTGCAATATATGAATCTGGTAGAAAAAGAGTTAGAATTAGTTGTAATAAATAA